In Nocardia sp. NBC_00403, one DNA window encodes the following:
- a CDS encoding flavin-containing monooxygenase has translation MDEHLDLKVVIVGGGFGGLGMGVALKQAGIDSFAILEKGGDVGGVWRENTYPGCSCDIPSHLYSFSFAPYRSARTRYPGQQEILAYLRGVADSYDLLPHLRLHTTVAEASYREDIARWELTTGTGQRIVADLLVFAVGQLHRRYIPDIPGRADFTGAAFHSAHWDHCQDLRGRDVAVVGTGSSAAQLLPKIAADARTVTVYQRTPHWVLPKPSAEFGSISRWVLRTPGAHRLYRRALYYGADIVLAPIMHRGWSARPAQWVARTHLRRHVSDRALRAALTPDYPIGSKRIVFDSRFYSTLGRENVELVTDPIARVTRNGIETGDGTHRRADVIVWATGFRAPEFLTPMTVRGRGGRLLHEQWSDGAEAFLGLAVPGYPSAFLIAGPNSFNPAGSNPGMKEHQIAYIMACLRWRDAIGAPAIEVSGDAMQQYRQWLAQAIAKTVWPATGRSWYKHENGRVTNPWPASARTFARMLHHHPAEAFVAVATNVDATVTPLPIRQHPPTHDEATPTAS, from the coding sequence ATGGACGAGCATCTGGATCTGAAGGTGGTGATCGTCGGCGGTGGGTTCGGCGGACTCGGCATGGGGGTCGCGCTGAAGCAGGCGGGAATCGACAGCTTCGCGATACTGGAGAAGGGCGGCGATGTCGGCGGGGTGTGGCGGGAGAACACCTATCCCGGCTGCTCGTGCGACATTCCGTCGCACCTGTACTCGTTCTCGTTCGCGCCGTACCGCAGCGCGAGGACGCGGTACCCGGGCCAACAAGAGATCCTGGCTTATCTTCGCGGAGTGGCCGACAGCTACGACCTGCTGCCGCACCTGCGCCTGCACACCACCGTCGCCGAAGCGTCCTATCGCGAGGACATCGCTCGGTGGGAATTGACCACCGGGACCGGACAGCGCATCGTGGCCGACCTCCTCGTCTTCGCCGTAGGCCAGTTGCATCGCCGCTATATCCCCGACATCCCGGGCCGCGCGGACTTCACCGGCGCGGCCTTCCACTCGGCGCACTGGGACCATTGCCAGGACTTGCGCGGCCGGGATGTTGCGGTGGTCGGCACCGGATCCAGCGCCGCGCAACTGCTGCCGAAGATCGCGGCCGATGCCCGCACGGTGACCGTGTATCAGCGCACTCCGCACTGGGTGTTGCCGAAACCGTCGGCCGAGTTCGGCTCGATCAGCCGCTGGGTGTTGCGGACGCCGGGCGCTCACCGGCTCTACCGGCGGGCCCTGTACTACGGCGCCGACATCGTGTTGGCCCCGATCATGCACCGCGGCTGGTCCGCCCGGCCGGCCCAATGGGTGGCACGCACCCACTTGCGACGACACGTCAGTGATCGGGCACTACGCGCGGCCCTCACTCCCGACTATCCGATCGGCAGCAAGCGGATCGTTTTCGACAGTCGGTTCTATTCCACCCTGGGCCGGGAGAATGTCGAGCTGGTCACCGATCCCATCGCGCGCGTCACCCGGAACGGGATCGAAACCGGCGACGGCACGCATCGGCGCGCGGATGTCATCGTGTGGGCCACCGGTTTTCGGGCGCCGGAGTTCCTGACGCCGATGACGGTCCGCGGACGGGGCGGTCGACTCCTGCACGAGCAATGGTCGGATGGGGCGGAGGCGTTTCTGGGGTTGGCCGTGCCCGGATACCCCAGCGCATTCCTCATCGCCGGACCGAACTCGTTCAATCCGGCGGGCAGCAACCCCGGCATGAAGGAACACCAGATCGCCTACATCATGGCCTGTCTGAGGTGGCGCGACGCGATCGGCGCCCCGGCGATCGAGGTGAGCGGCGACGCGATGCAGCAGTACCGGCAATGGCTGGCACAGGCCATCGCCAAAACCGTGTGGCCCGCGACCGGCAGGAGTTGGTACAAGCACGAGAACGGGCGCGTCACCAACCCATGGCCGGCCTCGGCACGAACCTTCGCACGCATGCTGCACCACCACCCCGCGGAGGCATTCGTAGCTGTCGCAACGAACGTCGATGCGACGGTGACGCCGCTACCGATCCGCCAGCACCCCCCGACCCACGACGAGGCCACACCGACGGCATCGTGA
- a CDS encoding aminotransferase class I/II-fold pyridoxal phosphate-dependent enzyme, with amino-acid sequence MNLSNSDRYRIGRSPRPAQESCAPLDAFIAEMRAEAPYIVGFPANLDFGFSRFAGLLDIFATNVGDPDSEDKARVGVKDMELAVVDFVARLANGDPSRTYGYVTGGGTEANQFGLDRGCDLLPEARIYCSRATHYSVRKSAKLMRKELVVVDCDEQGRIDIDALARACAADTGRGAVVVANIGTTMTGAIDDVDAIITAASAAGRVYVHLDAALSGLILPFTPERASWGFVREEVGSVTVCMHKALGMPMPSALALCRSELVSSEVAGEYIGATDATLAGCRSGLAVALIWQSLAAQGMAGLELTAQTSLEMAERAVEKLADAGLRPSRNPLSIMVTFDRPAEWICRKYHLATVGDRARIVTVSHVRKQVIDELCHDVATDGR; translated from the coding sequence ATGAATCTCTCGAACTCCGACCGGTACCGGATCGGCCGCTCCCCTCGACCGGCGCAGGAATCGTGCGCGCCGCTGGACGCCTTCATTGCCGAGATGCGGGCCGAAGCGCCCTACATCGTGGGGTTCCCCGCCAATCTCGACTTCGGCTTCAGCAGGTTCGCCGGACTACTCGACATCTTCGCCACCAATGTCGGCGACCCGGACAGCGAGGACAAAGCGCGCGTCGGCGTCAAGGACATGGAGCTGGCCGTCGTCGACTTCGTCGCCCGGCTCGCCAATGGAGATCCGAGCCGGACTTACGGATACGTAACCGGCGGCGGCACCGAGGCCAATCAGTTCGGCCTCGACCGCGGGTGTGATCTGCTACCGGAAGCCAGAATCTATTGCAGTCGGGCAACCCACTATTCGGTCCGTAAGAGCGCCAAACTGATGCGCAAGGAATTGGTCGTCGTCGACTGTGACGAGCAGGGCCGGATCGACATCGACGCGCTGGCCCGCGCGTGCGCCGCAGACACAGGCCGCGGCGCCGTCGTTGTCGCGAACATCGGCACCACCATGACGGGCGCGATCGACGACGTGGACGCCATCATCACGGCGGCATCGGCGGCGGGCCGGGTGTATGTGCACCTGGATGCGGCATTGAGCGGACTCATCCTGCCGTTCACCCCCGAGCGGGCGTCGTGGGGTTTCGTGCGCGAGGAAGTCGGCAGCGTCACGGTGTGCATGCACAAGGCGCTCGGCATGCCGATGCCGAGCGCACTCGCGCTGTGCCGGTCCGAACTGGTCAGCTCGGAAGTGGCAGGCGAGTACATCGGCGCGACCGATGCCACCCTTGCCGGATGTCGCAGTGGGCTGGCTGTCGCACTGATCTGGCAGTCATTGGCCGCACAGGGGATGGCGGGGCTGGAGCTGACCGCACAGACCTCCCTCGAGATGGCCGAGCGGGCTGTCGAGAAACTCGCTGACGCCGGGCTGCGTCCTTCCCGAAATCCCCTGTCGATCATGGTCACTTTCGACCGGCCCGCCGAATGGATCTGTCGGAAATACCATTTGGCCACCGTCGGCGACCGCGCTCGCATCGTCACCGTGTCCCATGTGCGCAAGCAGGTGATCGACGAGTTGTGCCATGACGTCGCGACCGATGGTCGATAG
- a CDS encoding cytochrome P450, with protein sequence MTGAVRSTSPDDTHVWDLTEPTTHLRADMSEFWRDRRRRHPIFWHEGASGHPGFWVVCGYDPAVTVYRDSKRFTSQRGNVLLTLLAGRDNAAGAMLAVTDPPRHTRLRRLMTAALTRDAVRALAPRIQERTRRLLAEWSGSGAFDFAEEIASRIPIWTICDLLGIPDSDHDLLVSLTKQALSSEDAAQSDVSALAARQEILLCLLDHVEDQRRHPAEGLITALIGEEFEDAPLSDEQIVTNCYSIILGGDETSRLTMINAVHAFAEDARLWDRFEAAGDLGTAVEEIIRCFAPTMHFGRVANTDVEIHGTHITAGEIVTMWNVSANRDETRFSDPDAVQFDRKPNPHLAFGYGPHFCVGAHLARLELAIVLDEMRRTARTIIPTGRPRPLYSNFLHGYATLPIELV encoded by the coding sequence ATGACCGGAGCAGTCCGGTCGACGAGCCCGGATGACACGCACGTCTGGGATCTCACCGAACCGACGACACACTTGCGCGCCGACATGTCGGAATTCTGGCGCGACCGACGTCGGCGGCATCCGATCTTCTGGCACGAGGGTGCATCCGGCCACCCCGGATTCTGGGTGGTCTGCGGCTACGACCCGGCGGTGACCGTATACCGCGACAGCAAGCGATTCACCTCGCAACGGGGCAACGTCCTGCTCACCCTGCTGGCGGGTCGGGACAACGCGGCGGGCGCCATGCTGGCGGTGACCGACCCACCCCGGCATACCCGCCTGCGTCGGCTGATGACAGCGGCGCTGACACGAGATGCGGTGCGCGCGTTGGCACCCCGCATTCAGGAACGCACCAGGCGATTACTGGCCGAATGGTCGGGTTCGGGCGCTTTCGATTTCGCGGAGGAGATCGCCTCCCGGATCCCGATCTGGACCATCTGCGACCTACTCGGCATTCCGGACAGTGATCACGACCTGCTGGTGTCGTTGACCAAGCAGGCCCTGAGCTCCGAAGACGCCGCGCAGTCGGATGTCTCGGCCTTGGCCGCGCGCCAGGAGATACTGCTGTGCCTGCTCGACCATGTGGAGGACCAGCGCCGACACCCGGCCGAAGGCCTGATCACCGCGCTGATCGGCGAGGAATTCGAGGACGCGCCACTGTCGGACGAGCAGATCGTCACCAATTGCTACAGCATCATTCTGGGCGGCGACGAGACCAGCCGGTTGACCATGATCAACGCGGTACACGCCTTCGCCGAGGATGCGCGCCTATGGGACCGCTTCGAGGCAGCGGGCGATCTCGGCACGGCGGTCGAAGAGATCATCCGATGCTTCGCTCCCACCATGCATTTCGGACGTGTCGCGAACACCGACGTAGAAATACACGGCACGCACATCACGGCGGGAGAAATCGTCACGATGTGGAATGTCTCCGCGAACCGGGACGAGACCCGATTCTCCGACCCTGATGCGGTGCAGTTCGATCGAAAGCCCAATCCCCATCTGGCATTCGGGTACGGTCCGCACTTCTGCGTCGGTGCGCATCTGGCCCGCTTGGAGCTTGCGATCGTGCTGGACGAGATGCGGCGCACGGCCCGAACCATCATCCCCACCGGCAGACCACGACCGCTGTATTCGAACTTTCTGCACGGGTATGCCACCTTGCCGATCGAGCTCGTATAG
- a CDS encoding non-ribosomal peptide synthetase, which yields MQTPDEVPLQPPNRSWLQRLDEQTFGVAHEVALIGSQLTLTYRDLDHWVGRICRELTEAGVAESDSVAVVVPQRRNPYTTAAMLAIWRLGAVYVPLAADQPPERTRSMLAACAIRFALLEPGNPPPTLPEEIVTVTILSPDTVDAAGQDPPTYPAIDPDDLAYVIFTSGSSGAPKGVAVPHRGIAAMADATAAALELRPGARMLQFAPASFDASIAEITSTLGAGATAVFAAHDALTDGVGIAEVIVAHRISHAIMVPSVLAAIPEHKMPPGLRLIIAGEAANSAVVEEWSVRHHLINSYGPTETTVCATISDPLVGAAPPIPIGRAIEGTTLRIVGDDGTDTEPGAAGELWIGGLGVAHGYLGLPQETAAAFIDDLVTGRRFYRSGDLVRQLPDGQLEFLGRMDRRIKLRGRRIEPGEIETIALRCPGVRQAAVVSTDTQLVCCIVVDDAIGAIEVKGFLTEHLPGYLLPDRVEIRPELPRTPHGKTDYAAVTESVRQTGSHRTAPETMTPAERVLCELFAETLSLPEFHPADSFFDLGGESMEAAKLTRRIRTVLGARMTMRMLLDAPSPAQLAALLSISEPELVIGR from the coding sequence GTGCAAACACCTGATGAGGTGCCGCTCCAACCACCGAATCGGTCCTGGTTGCAACGGTTAGACGAACAAACTTTCGGTGTCGCGCACGAGGTTGCGCTGATAGGTAGCCAGTTAACGCTGACCTACCGGGATCTGGATCATTGGGTCGGTCGAATCTGCCGGGAATTGACCGAAGCCGGTGTTGCCGAGTCGGATTCGGTCGCCGTGGTGGTGCCACAGCGACGCAATCCCTACACGACCGCGGCAATGTTGGCGATCTGGCGTCTCGGCGCGGTGTATGTACCACTCGCCGCTGATCAACCCCCGGAACGAACGCGATCCATGCTCGCAGCGTGCGCGATTCGATTCGCCCTGCTGGAGCCGGGAAATCCACCGCCGACGCTACCCGAAGAGATTGTCACAGTGACGATCCTGTCGCCCGACACCGTGGATGCCGCCGGACAGGATCCACCGACCTACCCGGCCATCGACCCGGACGACCTCGCGTACGTCATCTTCACCTCCGGCTCCTCGGGTGCACCGAAGGGCGTAGCAGTGCCGCATCGAGGCATCGCGGCCATGGCGGACGCTACCGCGGCAGCACTCGAACTCCGGCCCGGCGCACGCATGCTGCAATTCGCCCCGGCTTCCTTCGATGCCTCGATCGCGGAAATCACCTCGACACTGGGCGCGGGAGCGACGGCAGTGTTCGCCGCGCATGATGCGCTGACCGACGGTGTCGGCATCGCCGAAGTCATTGTCGCGCATCGCATCAGCCACGCGATCATGGTGCCTTCCGTGCTCGCGGCGATACCGGAGCACAAGATGCCGCCCGGCTTGCGACTCATCATCGCGGGCGAGGCGGCGAACTCGGCCGTGGTCGAGGAGTGGAGCGTCCGGCACCATCTCATCAATTCCTACGGGCCCACCGAAACCACCGTGTGTGCAACCATCAGTGATCCGCTGGTCGGTGCGGCACCACCCATCCCGATCGGCCGCGCCATCGAGGGCACCACCTTGCGGATCGTCGGTGACGACGGCACGGACACAGAGCCGGGTGCCGCGGGCGAGCTCTGGATCGGCGGACTCGGAGTCGCACACGGATATCTGGGATTGCCACAGGAGACCGCGGCGGCGTTCATCGACGACCTGGTGACCGGCCGAAGGTTCTATCGGTCGGGCGATCTCGTCCGGCAGCTCCCCGATGGCCAGCTCGAATTCCTCGGGCGCATGGACCGACGCATCAAGTTGCGCGGTCGGCGCATCGAGCCCGGTGAAATCGAAACCATCGCACTGCGGTGCCCCGGTGTGCGCCAGGCGGCCGTGGTGTCGACCGACACGCAGCTGGTCTGCTGCATCGTGGTCGACGATGCGATCGGTGCGATCGAGGTCAAGGGTTTCCTCACCGAACACCTCCCCGGCTATCTGCTGCCCGATCGCGTCGAGATCCGCCCCGAATTGCCGCGCACACCGCACGGAAAGACCGACTACGCCGCTGTGACGGAATCGGTCCGACAGACCGGCTCCCACCGCACCGCGCCGGAGACGATGACACCGGCGGAACGGGTGCTGTGCGAACTGTTCGCGGAAACGTTGAGCCTGCCCGAGTTCCATCCCGCGGACAGCTTCTTCGATCTCGGCGGTGAATCAATGGAAGCCGCCAAACTCACCCGCCGGATCCGGACAGTCCTCGGCGCGCGCATGACGATGCGGATGCTGCTCGATGCCCCGTCGCCCGCGCAACTGGCTGCGCTGCTGTCGATTTCGGAACCGGAGTTGGTGATCGGGAGATGA
- a CDS encoding alpha/beta fold hydrolase, translated as MSIAIVNGIRLSHHVVGEGPLVLLIMGSGSPGRVWRTYQVPALVAAGFRVATVDNRGIAPSEEGADGITLGDMVADSAALIEYLGAPAHVVGTSLGALVVQDLALEHPELVDHAVMMATAGRPHPMLLALNAGEAALHDQDVRLPPQYAAAIKATLNLSPRTLEDPAAAEHWLDMFEFSASATAAPGVRAQLDIDYSRNRLHDYTRITTPSLIIGFTDDQLAPPMYCREVAAAIPGARYVEIDRCGHLGYLERPEEVNRVVIDFLSSRGNQDH; from the coding sequence ATGTCGATAGCGATCGTCAATGGAATCCGATTGAGCCACCACGTGGTCGGCGAGGGGCCATTGGTCCTGCTGATCATGGGAAGCGGCAGTCCTGGTCGAGTGTGGCGGACCTACCAGGTGCCCGCCCTGGTAGCGGCCGGATTCCGGGTGGCGACGGTGGACAATCGAGGGATCGCTCCGTCCGAGGAGGGCGCAGACGGCATCACCCTCGGCGATATGGTGGCCGATTCGGCCGCGTTGATCGAATACTTGGGTGCGCCTGCGCATGTCGTGGGCACCTCACTCGGGGCACTCGTAGTGCAAGACCTGGCGCTCGAACACCCCGAACTGGTCGATCACGCGGTCATGATGGCGACCGCGGGTCGCCCACATCCGATGCTGCTCGCACTCAATGCCGGCGAGGCGGCGCTCCACGATCAGGACGTTCGATTGCCACCCCAGTACGCGGCGGCGATCAAGGCGACCCTCAATCTGTCACCCCGCACGCTCGAAGATCCGGCAGCAGCCGAGCACTGGCTCGACATGTTCGAATTCTCTGCCTCGGCGACGGCAGCGCCCGGGGTACGTGCGCAACTCGACATCGACTACTCCCGCAATCGACTCCACGACTACACCCGAATCACCACGCCCAGCTTGATCATCGGCTTCACCGACGATCAACTTGCGCCACCGATGTACTGCCGGGAAGTTGCCGCCGCAATACCCGGCGCCCGTTATGTCGAAATCGATCGATGCGGTCATCTCGGATACCTCGAGCGTCCCGAGGAAGTCAATCGCGTGGTGATCGACTTCCTGTCCAGCCGGGGTAACCAAGATCACTGA
- a CDS encoding helix-turn-helix domain-containing protein, translating to MGGVISYGPDFLRTRRARADPGSVGIPVDSRRRVEGLRREEVAHLSGVSVDYYVRLEQGRATQPSAQVLDALCPGPRARRGGERAPAPARAQDAACGEVGAGGGFGPSWYACSISSPRAPRSSSTTGSL from the coding sequence ATGGGAGGGGTGATCAGCTATGGACCAGACTTCCTGCGTACCCGGCGGGCCAGAGCCGATCCGGGGTCGGTCGGCATTCCCGTCGACTCGCGCCGCCGAGTCGAAGGGCTGCGTCGTGAGGAGGTCGCGCACCTGTCCGGCGTGAGCGTCGACTATTACGTGCGCTTGGAGCAGGGACGGGCCACGCAGCCCTCCGCGCAGGTCCTGGACGCGCTTTGTCCGGGTCCTCGGGCTCGACGCGGTGGAGAGCGAGCACCCGCCCCGGCTCGCGCGCAGGACGCAGCGTGCGGCGAAGTCGGCGCCGGGGGCGGGTTCGGCCCGAGCTGGTACGCGTGCTCGATCTCATCGCCGAGGGCCCCGCGTTCATCGTCGACCACCGGCTCGCTGTGA
- a CDS encoding MmyB family transcriptional regulator, which translates to MLDLIAEGPAFIVDHRLAVTAANPLAEMLYSRPMKGLNFARHIFLDEDGRTRDKTSGQRATMES; encoded by the coding sequence GTGCTCGATCTCATCGCCGAGGGCCCCGCGTTCATCGTCGACCACCGGCTCGCTGTGACGGCGGCCAATCCGCTCGCCGAAATGCTGTACAGCCGCCCGATGAAGGGCCTGAATTTCGCCAGGCACATCTTTCTGGACGAGGACGGCCGCACCCGCGACAAAACCTCCGGTCAGCGGGCGACAATGGAGTCATAG
- a CDS encoding RskA family anti-sigma factor, whose product MTDTEQPVEDLLDLAYPYALDAVDEPGRRYIEQRVANADAATAAAFATSVRAIHETLAVITILDESTPPPELAVRVLRAVAKQTAEIARRRAELFGRRRSQRLRRSAAVGALIVGVGVAVLIGRRRRRAA is encoded by the coding sequence ATGACCGATACCGAGCAGCCTGTCGAAGACCTGCTCGATCTTGCCTATCCCTATGCGTTGGATGCGGTCGACGAGCCTGGGCGACGGTATATCGAACAACGTGTTGCGAACGCCGACGCGGCGACGGCAGCGGCGTTCGCAACCTCGGTACGCGCTATCCACGAGACGCTTGCCGTCATCACCATTCTGGACGAGTCGACACCGCCGCCCGAGCTGGCGGTGCGCGTATTGCGCGCGGTCGCGAAGCAGACCGCGGAGATCGCGAGGCGCCGGGCCGAGTTGTTCGGCAGGCGGCGGTCGCAGCGACTGCGGCGGTCGGCCGCGGTTGGCGCCTTGATCGTCGGCGTGGGTGTCGCGGTGCTCATCGGGCGGCGCCGGCGGCGCGCAGCGTAG
- a CDS encoding DUF2277 domain-containing protein, which produces MCRNITGLRGLEPAATPEEIHAAALQYVRKVGGLSSISASTRPAVDAAVADIAAATTRLLDQLPDRKVPPKSLPPLRRPEVQARLHAHD; this is translated from the coding sequence ATGTGCCGAAACATCACCGGTCTTCGTGGGCTGGAGCCCGCGGCGACGCCCGAGGAAATACATGCGGCGGCCCTGCAGTACGTCCGCAAGGTCGGCGGCTTGTCCAGCATCTCCGCATCGACCCGCCCTGCGGTCGATGCCGCCGTCGCCGATATAGCGGCGGCCACCACTCGACTGCTCGACCAGCTGCCGGACCGCAAGGTTCCGCCTAAAAGCCTGCCGCCATTGCGACGCCCGGAAGTACAGGCCCGGCTGCACGCACACGACTGA
- a CDS encoding nucleotidyl transferase AbiEii/AbiGii toxin family protein translates to MTPEQAHRIALDHMLALTAGSEVGAGLVLRGSMTLPAWVGELARPPGDLDWIVPKPAETTFPDPLHPFPYVDDIAAVQQWPEATDGAARYRMWADEEFATFGFRPMLPPEGLRWMRSEEYTPISLYDAVVEAIRGEPHTAGGVWLSAYGVDPDEQWTYDYKVSYDTPGERLTVPWYTDDPKVSGKIQLDFASDETLPDAPVWTAVPRADGGPPTPVVTASRELSLAWKLLWLHLDATDTGQAAGKDLYDAVLLAESPQTHLTPRLLRKVLGTHRHGFGPDAIRHWQVDWTEFRRGHPQVHGEMDHWLDRLARALPIPPTGTPGN, encoded by the coding sequence ATGACTCCGGAGCAGGCCCACCGCATCGCGCTGGACCACATGCTGGCGCTGACCGCCGGTTCGGAGGTCGGTGCGGGGCTGGTGCTGCGCGGCAGTATGACGCTGCCGGCATGGGTGGGCGAGCTGGCGCGGCCACCAGGGGATTTGGACTGGATCGTGCCCAAACCGGCCGAAACCACCTTTCCGGATCCGCTGCATCCATTCCCCTACGTCGATGACATCGCGGCGGTGCAGCAGTGGCCGGAAGCCACGGATGGGGCCGCCCGGTACCGGATGTGGGCAGACGAAGAGTTCGCAACATTCGGGTTCCGCCCGATGCTGCCCCCGGAAGGCTTGCGCTGGATGCGATCCGAGGAATACACACCGATCTCGCTGTACGACGCAGTGGTCGAGGCGATACGCGGCGAACCGCATACGGCAGGCGGCGTGTGGCTCAGCGCATACGGCGTAGACCCGGATGAGCAATGGACCTACGACTACAAAGTCAGCTACGACACTCCCGGCGAGCGACTCACTGTGCCGTGGTACACCGACGACCCCAAAGTGTCGGGCAAGATACAGCTGGACTTCGCCTCGGACGAAACGCTGCCCGACGCACCGGTCTGGACGGCCGTCCCGCGCGCCGACGGCGGCCCACCGACACCGGTCGTCACGGCAAGCCGGGAACTGTCACTGGCATGGAAGCTGTTGTGGCTGCACCTCGATGCGACCGATACCGGGCAGGCCGCAGGCAAGGATCTCTACGACGCCGTGCTCCTCGCCGAATCCCCACAGACTCACCTGACACCCCGACTTCTGCGCAAAGTGCTGGGTACCCACCGCCACGGATTCGGCCCCGATGCGATCCGCCACTGGCAGGTGGACTGGACGGAATTCCGGCGCGGGCACCCGCAAGTCCACGGCGAGATGGACCACTGGCTGGACCGACTGGCCCGCGCCCTGCCGATCCCGCCGACGGGAACCCCTGGGAACTGA